The following proteins come from a genomic window of Candidatus Krumholzibacteriia bacterium:
- a CDS encoding cohesin domain-containing protein: protein MAWKTTLHRTAFALVIVLTLLPVSARAATVLSFVPDSGEIQCDEQLDVEIYVDAGAADLRGLTLKFTYDPTLLDLVDVFPGQLFVDAPCDPFLYTDPTPPGVLQIDIAGLGCSVDGPGAVARIRFEGKSTDGISPLLGVAATLRDSENQGIGASWDDGQILVSCPVSNETQSWSALKAQMR, encoded by the coding sequence TTGGCCTGGAAGACCACCCTGCACCGGACCGCGTTCGCCCTCGTGATCGTGCTCACTCTGCTGCCGGTTTCGGCCCGGGCCGCGACGGTCCTGTCCTTCGTCCCCGACAGCGGCGAAATCCAGTGCGACGAGCAGCTCGACGTGGAGATTTACGTCGACGCCGGCGCCGCCGACCTGCGGGGGCTCACACTGAAGTTCACCTACGATCCCACGCTGCTCGACCTGGTCGACGTGTTCCCCGGCCAGCTGTTCGTCGACGCCCCGTGCGACCCCTTCCTCTACACCGACCCGACGCCGCCGGGAGTCCTCCAGATCGACATCGCCGGTCTGGGATGTTCCGTGGACGGCCCCGGCGCGGTGGCCCGGATTCGCTTCGAGGGCAAGTCCACCGACGGGATCAGCCCACTGCTGGGCGTTGCCGCCACGCTGCGCGACAGCGAGAACCAGGGGATCGGTGCCTCGTGGGACGACGGGCAGATCCTGGTGAGCTGCCCGGTGTCGAACGAAACCCAGAGCTGGAGTGCACTGAAGGCGCAGATGCGCTGA